Proteins found in one Quercus robur chromosome 2, dhQueRobu3.1, whole genome shotgun sequence genomic segment:
- the LOC126713434 gene encoding late embryogenesis abundant protein At1g64065-like, protein MKGEGRRNSKCLAYVAAFIVFQTIIILVFALTVMKIKSPKVRFGTVAVENFTPSTTNSSSFDMRLVAQVAIKNTNFGHFKYDSSNVSILYGGIPVGEAVIAEGRTKARKTQRFDVTVDITSDKLSGNTNFTNDIGSGYLMLSSQAKLSGKVQLMKVIKKKKSGEMSCTMRVNLAQRAIQDLKCN, encoded by the coding sequence CTTTCATTGTGTTTCAGACCATAATCATCTTGGTCTTTGCACTAACTGTGATGAAAATTAAAAGTCCTAAAGTCAGGTTTGGCACTGTGGCTGTCGAGAATTTCACTCCCAGCACTACCAATTCATCTTCTTTTGATATGAGATTGGTAGCCCAAGTGGCCATTAAGAACACAAATTTTGGCCACTTCAAGTATGACAGCAGCAATGTCTCTATCTTATATGGGGGCATACCTGTTGGAGAGGCTGTCATTGCTGAAGGTCGAACCAAGGCAAGAAAGACACAGAGATTCGATGTGACCGTGGACATAACCTCCGACAAGTTATCAGGCAATACAAACTTTACAAATGATATTGGTTCTGGATATTTGATGCTGAGCAGCCAGGCTAAGTTGAGTGGAAAGGTGCAATTGATGAAGgtgatcaagaagaagaagtctGGTGAAATGAGCTGCACCATGAGAGTCAATTTGGCGCAACGTGCTATCCAGGATTTGAAGTGCAACTGA